The following are encoded together in the Bradyrhizobium sp. CCGUVB1N3 genome:
- the fba gene encoding class II fructose-bisphosphate aldolase (catalyzes the reversible aldol condensation of dihydroxyacetonephosphate and glyceraldehyde 3-phosphate in the Calvin cycle, glycolysis, and/or gluconeogenesis) → MARITLRQLLDHAAHHGYAVPAFNINNMEQGIAIMQAAAEVDAPVIIQASRGARSYAGDLMLSHMIDALERTYPDIPLCMHQDHGNDEATCASAIAHGFTSVMMDGSLKADAKTAADYDYNVAITRRVVDLAHWVGASVEGELGVLGSLEHGGGEQEDGHGVEGKVSHDQLLTDPDQAVDFVRATKVDALAIAMGTSHGAYKFSRKPDGDILAMRVVEEIHRRLPNTHLVMHGSSSVPQPLQDMFNQFGGEMPQTWGVPVEEIVRGIKSGVRKVNIDTDCRLAMTAVFRKVASQARSEFDPRKFLKPAMDAMRDLCRERFEQFGTAGHAGKIKVIPMSDMARRYRAGELDPRIDAREPVAA, encoded by the coding sequence TTGGCACGCATTACCCTTCGGCAACTGCTCGATCACGCAGCTCACCACGGCTATGCCGTTCCGGCGTTCAACATCAACAACATGGAGCAGGGCATCGCTATCATGCAGGCGGCGGCCGAGGTCGATGCGCCCGTGATCATCCAGGCTTCGCGCGGCGCGCGTAGCTATGCCGGCGATCTCATGCTCTCGCACATGATCGATGCGTTGGAGCGGACCTATCCGGACATCCCGCTCTGCATGCACCAGGACCACGGCAACGACGAAGCGACCTGCGCGTCCGCGATCGCCCATGGCTTTACCTCGGTCATGATGGACGGCTCGCTGAAGGCCGACGCCAAGACGGCGGCCGACTACGACTACAACGTCGCGATCACCCGCCGCGTCGTCGACCTCGCGCATTGGGTCGGCGCCTCCGTGGAAGGCGAGCTCGGCGTGCTCGGCTCGCTCGAGCATGGCGGCGGCGAGCAGGAGGACGGTCACGGCGTCGAGGGCAAGGTCAGCCACGACCAGTTGCTGACCGATCCCGACCAGGCCGTCGACTTCGTCCGCGCCACCAAGGTCGATGCGCTCGCGATCGCAATGGGTACCTCGCACGGCGCCTACAAGTTCAGCCGCAAGCCGGATGGCGACATCCTGGCGATGCGGGTGGTCGAGGAGATCCATCGCCGGCTGCCGAACACACACCTTGTCATGCATGGCTCCTCGTCGGTGCCGCAGCCGCTCCAGGACATGTTCAATCAGTTCGGCGGCGAGATGCCGCAGACCTGGGGCGTACCGGTGGAGGAGATCGTCCGCGGCATCAAGAGCGGCGTGCGCAAGGTCAATATCGATACCGACTGCCGCCTGGCGATGACCGCGGTGTTCCGCAAAGTGGCGTCGCAGGCGCGTTCGGAGTTCGATCCGCGCAAATTCCTGAAACCCGCGATGGATGCGATGCGCGATCTCTGCCGCGAGCGTTTCGAGCAGTTCGGCACCGCAGGCCATGCCGGCAAGATCAAGGTCATTCCCATGAGCGACATGGCGCGGCGATACCGCGCCGGCGAATTGGACCCGCGCATCGACGCCCGCGAACCCGTCGCGGCCTAA
- the tkt gene encoding transketolase: MNISVHAEADLSAVSHADLANAVRFLAVDAIEQSQSGHPGLPMGMADVATVLFSRFLKFDAAHPNWPDRDRFVLSAGHGSMLLYALLYLTGGAVSLDDIRAFRQWGSKTPGHPEYGHTPGVETTTGPLGQGIATAVGMALAERMANAQHGDGLVDHFTYVIAGDGCLMEGISQEAISLAGHLQLGRLIVLFDDNGISIDGPTSLATSDDQLARFAASGWSVRRVDGHDPEAVAQAIAEERHTARPSLIACRTIIGYGAPDRQGTEKAHGAPLGTEQTAAARRTLGWDYQPFVVPIPIFKAWRMIGQRGQVDRLAWLDRYEGASPAQRELFIEGKVLALPSAYAQASAKLRDRFATERPKLATRQASQQVLDGIAPSLPGLIGGSADLTHSNLTHAKTQVPVTRGRFAGDYIHYGIREHGMAAAMNGIALHGGFIPYGGTFLAFSDYSRPAIRLAALMRLRVIHVMTHDSIGLGEDGPTHQPVEHLAALRVIPNLLVFRPADAVETLEAWDCALEATTRPSVLCLSRQALPTFRSDARGTNRVARGAYLVVTPDGGRDVTLIATGSEVSIAIEAARLLATEHIRAAVVSAPCFALFEEQSEEYRAAVLGAAPRVGIEAAVLGDWPRWIGADGEFVGMRGFGASAPAPVLYREFNITPQSVAGAARRSVDRANAGK, encoded by the coding sequence ATGAACATCTCGGTTCATGCCGAAGCCGACCTCAGCGCGGTCAGCCATGCCGATCTCGCCAACGCCGTCCGCTTCCTTGCGGTCGATGCCATCGAGCAATCGCAGTCTGGCCATCCCGGCCTGCCCATGGGCATGGCCGACGTCGCGACCGTGCTGTTCTCGCGCTTCCTCAAATTCGACGCGGCGCATCCCAACTGGCCGGACCGCGATCGCTTCGTGCTGTCGGCCGGCCACGGCTCGATGCTGCTCTACGCGCTGCTCTATCTCACCGGCGGTGCCGTCAGCCTCGACGACATCAGGGCATTCCGGCAATGGGGCTCGAAGACGCCGGGGCATCCGGAATACGGCCACACGCCGGGCGTCGAGACCACAACGGGCCCGCTCGGGCAGGGGATCGCCACCGCGGTCGGCATGGCGCTCGCCGAGCGCATGGCCAACGCGCAGCATGGCGATGGCCTCGTCGATCACTTCACCTATGTGATCGCCGGCGATGGCTGCCTGATGGAAGGCATCAGCCAGGAGGCGATCTCGCTCGCCGGTCATCTCCAGCTCGGCCGTCTCATCGTGCTGTTCGACGACAATGGCATTTCCATCGACGGGCCGACCTCGCTTGCGACCTCGGACGATCAACTCGCGCGTTTCGCCGCCTCCGGCTGGTCGGTTCGCCGCGTCGATGGGCATGATCCTGAGGCGGTTGCGCAGGCGATCGCGGAAGAGCGCCATACCGCAAGGCCGTCGCTGATCGCCTGCCGCACCATCATCGGCTATGGCGCGCCGGACCGTCAGGGCACCGAGAAGGCGCATGGCGCGCCGCTCGGCACTGAGCAGACGGCGGCCGCCCGTCGGACTCTTGGCTGGGACTATCAGCCCTTCGTGGTGCCGATCCCGATCTTCAAGGCGTGGCGCATGATCGGGCAGCGCGGGCAGGTCGACCGTCTCGCCTGGCTCGATCGCTATGAGGGCGCGAGCCCTGCGCAGCGCGAGCTGTTCATCGAGGGCAAGGTTCTGGCCCTGCCGAGCGCCTATGCCCAGGCGTCGGCGAAATTGCGCGACCGTTTTGCCACCGAGCGTCCGAAGCTTGCGACGCGGCAGGCCTCGCAACAGGTGCTCGACGGCATCGCGCCGTCGCTACCCGGGCTGATCGGCGGCTCGGCCGACCTGACCCATTCGAATCTGACGCATGCCAAGACGCAGGTTCCCGTCACGCGCGGCAGGTTCGCCGGCGATTACATCCATTACGGTATTCGCGAGCACGGCATGGCGGCGGCGATGAACGGCATTGCGCTGCATGGCGGCTTTATCCCCTATGGCGGCACGTTCCTCGCCTTCTCCGACTACAGCCGGCCGGCGATCCGCCTTGCAGCCCTGATGCGGCTGCGCGTTATCCATGTGATGACCCATGACTCCATCGGTCTTGGCGAGGACGGCCCGACGCACCAGCCGGTCGAGCATCTCGCGGCGCTCCGCGTGATTCCAAATCTGCTGGTGTTTCGTCCCGCGGACGCCGTGGAGACGCTGGAGGCGTGGGACTGCGCGCTGGAGGCGACGACGCGCCCCTCCGTGCTGTGCCTGTCGCGCCAGGCCTTGCCGACCTTCCGCAGCGATGCGCGCGGCACGAACCGCGTCGCGCGCGGCGCCTATCTCGTCGTCACGCCTGATGGGGGCCGCGATGTGACGCTGATCGCAACCGGCTCGGAGGTTTCGATCGCGATCGAGGCCGCGCGCCTGCTTGCGACCGAGCACATTCGTGCGGCCGTGGTCTCGGCGCCGTGCTTTGCGCTGTTCGAGGAGCAGAGCGAGGAGTACCGCGCCGCCGTGCTGGGCGCCGCGCCGCGCGTCGGCATCGAAGCCGCCGTCCTTGGAGACTGGCCGCGCTGGATCGGTGCGGACGGCGAATTCGTCGGCATGCGCGGCTTCGGCGCCTCTGCGCCGGCGCCGGTGCTGTATCGCGAATTCAACATCACACCACAGAGCGTTGCAGGGGCGGCCAGGCGCTCGGTCGACCGCGCCAACGCAGGCAAATAG
- a CDS encoding phosphoribulokinase has translation MSRKHPIISITGSSGAGTTSVKKTFEQIFFRERVNAVYIEGDAFHRYDRAEMRTQMAKEAECGNKHFSHFSPETNLFEELERAFRDYGETGTAVTRHYIHDAEESALHGAPPGTFTEWERLPENSDLLFYEGLHGAVVTDKVNVARYADLKIGVVPVINLEWIQKLHRDRSARGYSTEAVTDTILRRMPDYIHYICPQFTETDINFQRVPTVDTSNPFIARWIPTPDESMVVIRFKNPRGIDFPYLLSMLPHSWMSRANSIVCPGAKLDLAMQLILTPLIMQLIERKRSMK, from the coding sequence ATGTCCAGGAAGCATCCGATCATCTCGATCACCGGCTCCTCCGGCGCCGGAACGACTTCGGTCAAGAAGACTTTTGAGCAGATCTTCTTCCGCGAACGCGTCAATGCCGTCTACATCGAGGGCGACGCGTTCCACCGCTACGACCGCGCCGAGATGCGCACGCAGATGGCGAAGGAGGCGGAGTGCGGCAACAAGCACTTCAGCCATTTCAGCCCCGAGACCAATCTGTTCGAGGAACTGGAGCGGGCGTTCCGCGACTATGGCGAGACCGGCACCGCGGTGACACGCCACTACATCCACGATGCCGAGGAGTCTGCGTTGCACGGCGCACCTCCCGGCACCTTCACCGAATGGGAGCGGCTGCCGGAGAATTCCGACCTCTTGTTCTACGAGGGCCTGCATGGCGCCGTCGTCACCGACAAGGTCAATGTCGCGCGCTATGCCGACCTGAAGATCGGCGTCGTGCCCGTCATCAATCTCGAATGGATCCAGAAGCTGCACCGCGACCGCAGCGCGCGGGGCTATTCGACCGAGGCCGTCACCGACACCATTTTGCGGCGGATGCCGGACTACATCCACTACATCTGCCCGCAATTCACCGAGACCGACATCAACTTCCAGCGCGTGCCGACGGTCGACACGTCCAATCCCTTCATCGCGCGCTGGATCCCGACACCTGACGAATCGATGGTCGTGATCCGCTTCAAGAACCCGCGCGGCATCGACTTCCCCTATCTGCTCTCGATGCTGCCGCACAGTTGGATGTCGCGTGCCAACTCGATCGTTTGCCCGGGTGCCAAGCTCGATCTCGCGATGCAGCTCATCCTGACGCCTTTGATCATGCAGCTCATCGAGCGCAAGCGAAGCATGAAGTGA
- a CDS encoding class 1 fructose-bisphosphatase, which translates to MTGQLRLDDYLQRYSETAPEALAVAAAVDAIAAAAIEIADLTGTGQLSDASGLTTGCNSDGDLQRDLDLRADAVLRRCLGKASIAALASEEMREPQIVDRAAKICVAIDPLDGSSNIDINMTVGTIFSILPAPDDLGLAFHQRGSAQLAAGFVTYGPQTSLVLTLGDGVDVFTLDRTRSFRLARRGVQIPETADEFAINASNRRHWDAPVRAFVDECLAGVDGPANRNFNMRWVASLVAESYRILTRGGVFLYPSDARPGYGDGRLRLTYEAHPMAFIMEQAGGAASTGRERILDLAAHNLHQRVPLIMGSHHEVRRVEELHCDPLLVASVSAPLFARRGFFRL; encoded by the coding sequence ATGACCGGGCAACTCAGGCTGGACGACTATCTTCAACGGTATTCTGAAACCGCGCCCGAGGCGCTGGCCGTGGCGGCCGCGGTCGATGCCATCGCCGCCGCCGCGATCGAGATCGCCGACCTCACCGGCACCGGTCAGTTGTCCGATGCCTCGGGTCTGACCACCGGCTGCAACAGCGACGGCGATCTGCAGCGCGACCTCGACCTGCGGGCGGATGCAGTCCTGCGCCGCTGCCTCGGCAAAGCGTCGATCGCTGCGCTTGCCTCGGAGGAGATGCGCGAGCCTCAGATCGTCGACCGCGCGGCAAAAATCTGCGTCGCGATCGATCCGCTCGACGGGTCCTCCAATATCGACATCAACATGACGGTCGGCACGATCTTCTCGATCCTGCCGGCTCCCGATGATCTTGGCCTTGCCTTCCACCAGCGCGGCTCCGCGCAGCTTGCGGCGGGCTTCGTCACCTATGGTCCCCAGACCTCGCTGGTGCTGACGCTCGGCGACGGCGTTGACGTCTTCACGCTGGATCGCACGCGCTCTTTCCGCCTGGCGCGGCGGGGCGTGCAGATCCCCGAGACGGCAGACGAGTTCGCAATCAACGCCTCGAACCGCCGGCACTGGGATGCGCCGGTGCGCGCCTTCGTCGACGAATGCCTCGCCGGCGTGGACGGTCCGGCGAACCGCAATTTCAACATGCGCTGGGTCGCCTCACTCGTCGCGGAATCCTATCGCATCCTGACTCGCGGCGGCGTGTTTCTCTATCCGTCCGATGCGCGTCCCGGTTACGGCGACGGCCGGCTGCGCCTGACCTACGAGGCGCATCCGATGGCCTTCATCATGGAGCAGGCCGGCGGGGCGGCCTCGACCGGGCGCGAGCGCATCCTCGATCTCGCCGCGCACAATCTGCACCAGCGCGTGCCGCTGATCATGGGCTCGCACCATGAGGTGCGGCGCGTCGAGGAGCTGCATTGCGATCCGCTGCTGGTCGCGAGCGTGTCGGCGCCGCTGTTCGCGCGGCGCGGCTTCTTCCGGCTGTGA
- a CDS encoding LysR family transcriptional regulator has product MSAKEFSYNSHPATQLRHLTIRQLRSLAALSAKGSVTAASTHLGLTQPAVTQQLRQLQDLAGLPLVQRTGDGMLLTEAGKEVLALADRVEAAIADCQGALDLLAGRTGGTVHLGAVSTAKYFVPHAIAAFSQRYPKIEIKLTIGNREEIREAMHGYDLDFAVMGRPPADVTVDVRQLGRNPHIIVARKGHWLAKDSGLNLTDLVHETFLTREPGSGTRTLMEGMFQKSDLEPIIGMEMSSNETIKQAVIAGLGVAFISAHTVAHELAEGRLIILDVAGLPIVRQWYVIRRSDKVLLPPAQAMFDFLGSEGSNYLPDVPELRGR; this is encoded by the coding sequence ATGAGCGCCAAAGAATTTTCTTATAATAGCCATCCGGCGACCCAGCTCCGGCATCTGACGATCCGGCAGCTCCGGTCGCTCGCAGCGCTGTCGGCCAAGGGCAGCGTGACGGCGGCCTCGACACATCTCGGGCTGACGCAGCCGGCGGTCACCCAGCAACTCCGGCAATTGCAGGATCTGGCGGGGCTGCCCCTGGTGCAGCGGACCGGCGACGGCATGCTGCTGACGGAAGCGGGCAAGGAGGTGCTGGCGCTCGCCGATCGCGTCGAAGCCGCGATCGCGGATTGCCAGGGCGCGCTCGATCTTCTGGCGGGGCGAACCGGCGGCACGGTGCATCTCGGCGCGGTCTCGACCGCCAAATACTTCGTGCCGCACGCGATCGCGGCGTTCTCGCAGCGCTATCCGAAGATCGAGATCAAGCTGACCATTGGCAATCGCGAGGAGATCCGCGAGGCCATGCACGGCTACGATCTCGATTTCGCGGTGATGGGTCGGCCACCGGCCGACGTCACGGTCGACGTGCGCCAGCTGGGGCGCAACCCGCACATCATCGTCGCGCGGAAGGGGCACTGGCTGGCGAAGGATTCCGGCCTCAACCTGACCGACCTCGTCCACGAGACTTTCCTCACCCGCGAGCCTGGATCCGGTACTCGGACGCTGATGGAAGGCATGTTCCAGAAGTCGGATCTCGAGCCGATCATCGGCATGGAGATGAGCAGCAACGAGACCATCAAGCAGGCGGTGATCGCAGGCCTCGGCGTCGCGTTCATCTCCGCGCATACGGTGGCGCATGAGCTCGCCGAGGGCCGTCTCATCATCCTCGACGTCGCTGGCCTGCCGATCGTCCGGCAATGGTACGTGATCCGCCGCAGCGACAAGGTGCTGCTGCCACCGGCGCAGGCGATGTTCGATTTTCTGGGCTCGGAGGGCTCGAACTACCTGCCTGACGTGCCGGAATTGCGTGGACGGTAG
- a CDS encoding glycosyltransferase family 87 protein: MPPRTFDLAHPSDSKRTMHVGAILAALAIAVLAKTAWFSGAGAQQPRGLVDFDDFYLVAQKVWSGDVAQAYQLDKLLQMQIETFGISNFMPWAYPPQFDLMIAPLALLPLGAAYLLFTAATLAFYLATLRLLAGNAFALLLVVLLPALAVTLDCGQNGFLTGGLIGLICLNVERKQIFAQIIAGLALAAMVIKPHLAATMVAYLVLTRRWMALATAAIVVLTSSLFCTLLFEPQIWTAFFGAIRDQAAYLAQGDLPLYRMISFYAALHSLGAAPSFAFAGQIIVASLALLSIVLAVAREAQPRTALGAATLASVMVTPYAYDYDLPIAGIGLALLLPDLLKAANARERGAIYGLIFVAGSYGMLLAAGLRLFYDPRTAVSPPLIPSLGGLAMVALLALVLLRLRLWPSPDPMAKASP; encoded by the coding sequence ATGCCCCCCAGGACATTCGATCTCGCGCACCCCTCGGATTCGAAGCGGACGATGCATGTGGGCGCCATACTTGCGGCGCTGGCGATCGCCGTTCTCGCCAAGACGGCCTGGTTCTCGGGGGCCGGTGCACAGCAGCCGCGCGGCCTCGTCGATTTCGACGACTTCTATCTCGTCGCGCAGAAGGTTTGGTCCGGCGATGTCGCCCAGGCCTACCAGCTCGACAAGCTCCTCCAGATGCAGATCGAGACGTTCGGCATCTCGAACTTCATGCCGTGGGCCTACCCGCCGCAGTTCGACCTCATGATCGCGCCGCTCGCGCTGCTGCCGCTCGGCGCGGCATACTTGCTGTTCACGGCCGCAACGCTCGCCTTTTATCTCGCGACATTGCGGTTGCTTGCAGGGAATGCCTTCGCGCTGCTGCTGGTCGTGCTGCTTCCGGCCCTCGCCGTGACGCTCGATTGCGGCCAGAACGGATTTTTGACCGGAGGGTTGATCGGACTCATCTGCCTCAACGTCGAGCGGAAACAGATATTCGCACAGATCATCGCCGGCCTTGCGCTCGCAGCGATGGTCATCAAGCCGCATCTGGCGGCGACCATGGTCGCCTATCTCGTGCTGACGCGAAGGTGGATGGCGCTGGCGACGGCTGCGATCGTCGTGCTGACGAGCTCGCTGTTCTGCACGCTGCTGTTCGAGCCCCAAATCTGGACTGCGTTCTTCGGCGCGATCAGGGACCAGGCCGCCTATCTCGCCCAGGGCGACCTTCCGCTCTATCGCATGATTTCGTTCTACGCGGCTCTACATTCGCTCGGCGCGGCCCCTTCCTTCGCCTTCGCAGGACAGATCATCGTCGCGAGCCTTGCGTTGCTGTCGATCGTGCTTGCCGTCGCGCGCGAGGCGCAGCCGCGCACCGCGCTCGGGGCCGCGACTCTGGCTTCGGTGATGGTAACCCCCTATGCCTATGACTACGATCTTCCGATCGCAGGCATTGGTCTTGCGCTGCTGCTTCCGGATCTTCTCAAGGCTGCAAACGCCCGCGAGCGGGGCGCCATCTACGGGCTGATCTTCGTTGCCGGCAGTTACGGCATGCTGCTGGCCGCCGGCCTGCGACTGTTCTACGACCCGCGCACGGCGGTGAGCCCCCCGCTGATTCCCTCGCTCGGCGGTCTCGCGATGGTTGCCTTACTAGCGCTGGTCCTGCTTCGGCTGCGGTTGTGGCCGAGCCCGGATCCGATGGCCAAGGCGAGTCCCTGA
- a CDS encoding DUF4118 domain-containing protein, whose translation MGRPETFFGPKMQPWSWQAFGFAVIVLAASAGFQGVCVLFGAQLYFAAFLPAVFIVGIVAGAPAAALAILLTVPLVWWAFMPPFFEFSPLTRADAHDINLFFLFSVLLIGLADLCRQTVTMINGGGLKATDKTVAPNSQ comes from the coding sequence ATGGGTCGCCCGGAAACGTTCTTTGGACCGAAAATGCAGCCGTGGTCCTGGCAGGCCTTTGGGTTCGCCGTCATTGTGTTGGCAGCTTCGGCCGGCTTCCAGGGTGTTTGCGTTCTCTTTGGCGCCCAGCTCTATTTCGCCGCGTTCCTGCCGGCTGTCTTCATCGTGGGGATCGTTGCGGGAGCACCTGCGGCGGCGCTCGCCATCCTGCTCACCGTTCCGCTGGTCTGGTGGGCCTTCATGCCGCCCTTCTTCGAGTTCAGCCCGCTGACCCGTGCCGACGCGCATGACATCAATCTGTTCTTCCTGTTCAGCGTGCTGTTGATCGGTCTTGCCGATCTCTGTCGTCAGACCGTGACGATGATCAATGGCGGTGGCCTCAAGGCAACCGACAAGACGGTCGCGCCGAATTCGCAGTAG